The Terriglobus sp. TAA 43 sequence GACCGCGAAGGTGTGATGCGCCCGATGAGCGAGCTCTGGGAGGGTGGTAAGGCGCCGCTTCCGTTGTTGCTCGGCATCCGCGCAGTTCGGATGGCGCGGCACGGCACCGTGGCTCGTTCCATCGGCGTCGCGTTTCCTGGCAACAACGACTTCCGTGCGGATTACGAAGTCCTCTAAACGCTACGCCTGCTTCAGTGCGACACCAGCAGATAAACGGCAATCGCACTTCCAATGATCGCCAGCATTGCCGCGACGACAATCGCCGTACGTGACACTGCTGGCTTCCATGATCCTTCGCGCAGTTGGCGGATGAGCTGCAGGTGCTGCGCTATGGACACCACCAGCACCACAACTCCCAGCAGCACCACCGCGACGCCCGCATAGACGGAAAGCCCCACCTGCGCATTGCCACGCATTTGCCGCAGAAATAAAGCAAACCGTGCCACCGCAAAGCCCACGCCCATCAGCGCGAGCCCGGTGCGTATCCACGCTAGGAAGGTGCGTTCCGCGGCAAAGTAAATGCGCGGATCATCCTGCGGCAAATCTGCCATCAACAACGCTCCTGAAAGCGACGCTAGACGCGGCCCGCGAACTCCTTCGTCTCGGGCGCCACCTTGATCTTGTCGCCTTCTTTGACAAACGCGGGCACCTGCACCACCGCGCCGGTTTCCAGCGTCGCAGGCTTGTACGTAACGCCGGTAGCGGTATCGCCCTTGAAGCCGGGCTCCGTCTCTTTCACAACCAGTTCCACATGGATCGGCAACTGGATGCCAATGGGATTTCCTTCAAACTTCTCAATCTGAACCGCCGTGCCTTCCAGCAGCCAGTCCAGCGCATCCCCCAGCATTTCGCTGTTCAATTGCAGGGTTTCAAAGCTGGTCTGGTCCAGAAAGTAACCGCCATCGTTATCGCTGTAGAGGAACGTCGCCTCAACATCTTCCAGGTCGGGTTCCTTGAACTTCTCGTCGGCCTTGAAGGTCTTATCAAAAACCGCACGCGTCAGCAGGTTACGCATCTTCAAACGCACCAGCGTCTGCCCACCACGCGCCGTCGGCGTGGAGATTTCCTTATCGAGGCAGTGATACGGCACGCCTTCCAACTCAAAATACATCTTGCGCTTAACGTCGATGGCCTCGATCAGTCCTGCCATGGTTCTCTTCTCCCAAATGCTTAAAAGCCACATCCAGCATAGCGGAAGCGAAGATGCGCCTGCTGGCGTCTAATGGTCTGGTATGCCAGAACTGCCGGAAGTCGAAACCGTTGCCAATGGCGTGAACGAACGTGTGCGGGGCGCCCGTATTGATGCTGTCACCATCGGCCCCCACAAGGAACCGCTGAAATCCACGCCCTCACACATCGAAGAAACGCTCACCGGAGCGAAGATCGAGCACGTCCGCCGCGTAGGCAAAACCATTGTGATGGACGTAAAGCAGCGCAACAAAAAGCCTGCACAGGCAACCATCCACCTCGGCATGACAGGCCGCCTGCTCGTCTCACAACGCGATGTTCCCGTGCCCCCGCACACTCACGTGAACATTCATCTACACGACGGCCGCGACCTCCGCTTCGTCGATCCACGCCGCTTCGGCCGCGTGGGCATCGTCGACGAAGGAACCACCTACGAAGGCCCAGGCAAAGAGCCGCTGACCATCTCCGCCGACGACTTTGCCGCACTCTTCAAAGGCCGCAAGATCGCCATCAAAGCCGCGCTGCTAAACCAATCGCTGCTGCACGGCGTAGGCAACATCTACGCAGACGAAAGCCTCTTCCGCGCAGGCATCAGGCCAACACGCCCGGCAGGCAAGATCAAACGCGCCGAACTCGATAAGCTGCACGCATCGCTGCAAGCCGTACTAAAACACGCCATCAAACTCGGCGGCTCCTCCGTCAGCGACTACGTAGATGCCGACGGCGTCCGCGGCTTCTTCCAACTGGAACACCGCGTCTACAGCCGCACCGGCGAACCCTGCATAGACTGCGGCAAGCCGATCGAGAAGATTGTCGTAGGAGGTAGGTCTACTCATTTCTGTAAGATTTGTCAGAAATGAAAATCGACTGGCCTGTGCCGTTTCGTTATCGAGCACCTCAAGTGTCTTACGAGAGGTTACCGGGTCTCCTGCGCGTGAAAGCCGTCGAGTCAATCTCGCCGTTAAATCTTGTAGTGACCGCTGGCTTTCTCGTCTCTGCGATTTGGTACGCCGTAGCCCATCGGCACGCGCTCAACTCTCACAACCTCGCCTGGATTGGGCTCGTCTTCATCGGCTCAGGCTGGAGCTTCTACACCGCATGGAATCCTGACCACGCACTGCTCGAGATAAATATACGAACGGTGCGTTTTCAGTCGAGAGTTGGGTCCACCGAATTGGACCGTCTCAATATTGGTGAACTTCACTTCCTGGCGGGTGATGGCAAAGATGTGGTTCAGGGACTGTATTCATCGCACGGTTGGAGCCACGCGTTGCTCATGCCTTATGTTACGGAAGAACAGGTCTTCCATATCAAAGACGAAATCTACTCCATGTTTCCTGATACACCCT is a genomic window containing:
- a CDS encoding YidH family protein encodes the protein MADLPQDDPRIYFAAERTFLAWIRTGLALMGVGFAVARFALFLRQMRGNAQVGLSVYAGVAVVLLGVVVLVVSIAQHLQLIRQLREGSWKPAVSRTAIVVAAMLAIIGSAIAVYLLVSH
- the efp gene encoding elongation factor P gives rise to the protein MAGLIEAIDVKRKMYFELEGVPYHCLDKEISTPTARGGQTLVRLKMRNLLTRAVFDKTFKADEKFKEPDLEDVEATFLYSDNDGGYFLDQTSFETLQLNSEMLGDALDWLLEGTAVQIEKFEGNPIGIQLPIHVELVVKETEPGFKGDTATGVTYKPATLETGAVVQVPAFVKEGDKIKVAPETKEFAGRV
- the mutM gene encoding bifunctional DNA-formamidopyrimidine glycosylase/DNA-(apurinic or apyrimidinic site) lyase, which translates into the protein MPELPEVETVANGVNERVRGARIDAVTIGPHKEPLKSTPSHIEETLTGAKIEHVRRVGKTIVMDVKQRNKKPAQATIHLGMTGRLLVSQRDVPVPPHTHVNIHLHDGRDLRFVDPRRFGRVGIVDEGTTYEGPGKEPLTISADDFAALFKGRKIAIKAALLNQSLLHGVGNIYADESLFRAGIRPTRPAGKIKRAELDKLHASLQAVLKHAIKLGGSSVSDYVDADGVRGFFQLEHRVYSRTGEPCIDCGKPIEKIVVGGRSTHFCKICQK